TCAAAGAAGTCATTAGTGATAAAAGATGCCTCCCTTATCCATCATTTCTTCTTCACAGGGCTCTATTTCTCACCTTTGCCAGCTAACTCCTGTGTGGATTCAAGCTTCTATTTCTCTTGCCTCATGTAAGATGCTCAGAGTCCCCATGAAGGCACATATACTAATGCATGCCATTTCTTCTACAGCTCCCTGATAGTGATAGCTAGTGTCAGAGGTGTCCTTCCTCTATTACATTTTGAAGGGCTGTCCTTTCATGGTGACATCTGTAAAGCTCTGGCAGATTGGTCTTGAGTTTTCTCTGAGGTTGTGAGTCTATGGGTCTGGAAGATGCTCTGTAAGAACCTTAAGAGTGTAAACGTGTAGTACATAGCATCTTTATGTTCATGATTCAAATGGATAACTGTAAAGATTTGCATATTTGGtccatgtggtttttattctattcatttgaaagaaagaaatagaatctcactcttaaatataaaattccatTTAGATCATTTTTCATCCTCACTGTGTTAATTTACAACACCATAACTGTGAGTACAAATTGTTTTAATGTAAACTTTTCTATCATAAAGGTCATCAAATGTTTCTACAAAAGGTTGGAATTTAGTTGAGTTATAATTTTCAGGTAAATATGACCTTATGAACTCTGTTCCAATTCTTTACTTCTTGATCCCCTTTCTTTATAAATATCAAAGGCCCCTAATCAGTACAACAGTCAAAGAGCTGAGTTCATTTTCAAATCTCTGTGGTAGACCCCTTAAAAGTCACATAACCTGTGCCATAATGACAATAGATGATGAATTCATTGAAAAATATTGTCAATACTAACAGATTTCTTCAGTTGTCTGGGTCTACTTTGACTCTGTTCATATACAACTATGGTCTGTGTGAACACATGTATGCTTCAGGGAACTCTTCCgtgcttcaaaattttatatttaatttacttattctGTATCTTAAAACATGTAGTTTGAggtgctgggaagatggctctgtcACTAATGTTCTTTCTGTGAAAATGTAAGGACCTAAATTCATTTCTCCCGTCTGCATttataaaagctgggcatggaggtGTGTGTCTGAGGactgaggaggagaaaagaaaagattcccGAGGTTCTCTTGTCAGCTGGTTTAGCTGAGGTGGAGAGCTCCAGATACAGTGAGAAATTTTATCTGAAAAAGTAAGGTGAAAGAGATAATGGGATGCATCTCATGttgacttctggtctccatatgcaTGCAAAGATACATGGgaacctggacacacacacacacacacacacacacacacacacacacacacacaaatacatatgcatatagaaAGATGTGGACTTTTTTGTTGTATTAATGGAGGTATCAAAAATACATCTGTACTTCCTAGCTTTACAGttacttataaatatatattaaaataaaagtaaatttctatataaaaagaatagaaaggtCTTAAATTAATACTATGAAGAAACTGTTTCAAAGTTATTTATTTGTATCCCCTAATTTGACTATATTAAATTTAACTTGTGTTTTGTAATAATTATATTAACTAAGAGATAATATTTTCGATTGTTGATGGCACTGTAGGTCCTGCAGCAGCTGACCAAGGCACATATTTGTGATGATTCTCAATACCTCCGAGGTCGAAATCTCTTCATTCCTACTGATTGGGATCCCAGGCTTTGAGCATATGCACATTTGGATTTCCATCCCTATCTGCCTCATGTACCTGACAGCTATCCTGGGAAACTGCACCATCCTCTGTGTCATCAGAACAGAGCCTTCTCTGCATGAGCCCATGTACTATTTTCTCTCCATGTTGGCCTTCTCTGATCTAGGTCTGTCTTTCTCCTCCATCCCCACTATGCTAAGAATATTCTTGTTCAATGCCATGGGGATTTCCACTGATGCCTGCATTGCCCAGGAATTCTTCATCCATGGATTCACAGACATGGAATCTTCAGTGCTCCTCATTATGTCCTTTGATCGCTTTGTAGCCATTCGGCACCCCCTAAGATACAGTGCCATCCTCACAAGCTCCAGGGTTGTGCAAATTGGGCTAGCCTTTTCTGTTAAAAGCATTCTCCTGGTGCTTCCCCTTCCATTCACTTTAAAGAGACTCAGATACTGCAATAAACGCCTCTTGTCACACTCCTATTGTCTCCACCAGGATGTCATGAAGCTGGCGTGCTCTGACAACAGGGTTAACTTTTACTATGGGCTGTTCGTTGCACTCTGCATGATGTCAGACAGTGTGTTCATTGCTGTGTCTTACGTGTTCATCTTGAAGACAGTGTTGGGTATTGCATCCCATGGGGAGAGGCTCAAAGCTCTTAATACTTGTGTATCCCATATCTGTGCTGTGCTCATTTTCTATGTCCCTATCATTACCTTAGCTACCATGCATCGCTTTGCAAAACATAAATCTCCATTAGCTATGATTCTGATAGCAGATGCTTTCTTGCTGGTACCACCTTTGATGAATCCCATTGTGTATTGTGTTAAAACTAGGCAGATAAGAGTAAAAGTTTTAGAAAAACTGGGTCTGCATTCTAAGTAATTGGAACAATGTTATTAGAAGTTGCATTTTCTGTACAATAGGCTACTTTAGAGAGACAGCAGTGTTTCATCCTCAAAGGAGATTATTCCATTTACCTCATAGACCTATAGTTTGTTACAATCAATCTGTActattgcttttctgttttgaagAAGGAAGAAGCTTCATATTTTACAGAACCTCTATGAAATCGTTAATTGTTATTTGGATGGTTGAAGACATCTATCCCTAGGTACAAAATTGAACAATAAGAATTTGCACAATCTTCTAAAGAAAATCTAGGAGATGTGGTTTTCCATTGTGTCTGGGAGAAGCCCAAAAGACACCAGAACTGTTTaacatctctgtatttgtctcttATTTTGATATTCTATATGTTGCATTAAACCCTTTACCACATGTCTGAGTTTGTCTGAGTCTGTTCTTTGCTGTTCACTGTTGCAATACAGGTGTCACCCTGAGCATTGCTGAGACCATGACATTGCAGAATCAGCACTGCTGTAAGCTTGTGAGTCAGTACTCCTATTACTGACATCCTGGGTAATTTAACATACCAATTACTGATTGAGCATTATGTTCTAGGGTTATGTGAAAAGGAAACTATACAAACTGCCATTTGTCCATCCTGATTTATGGTGGAATCAACTTTAGAGTGATAAATTATGATAAATTAACAAATGCTTGGCATTTGTTAGCATCATGGTAAAAGTTAGGGGATAGAGAACTGTATCTCAGGAGTTGGAGGATAATTTACAACTCCAAGTTACACATGTTGATGAATCTTACACCAAATATTGAATGAATTCCTTCACAGAAAGGAGCTATAGATTGTGCACTTTTAAATCTCTTATCAGTGATATAACTTTTCTATAATATGTGCTTGGTGGATGTGTATCAATTTGCACTGAAATTTGAAAGTAAATGAGGGAATGTTGGTAAAAAGGTAGCACAAAGGGATATAAAATCAGGACacctcttttttttcattttttattaggtatttagctcatttacatttccaatgctataccaaaagtcccccatacccacccactcccctacccacccactcccccttcagGACACCTCTTTATTTGATTG
This Mus musculus strain C57BL/6J chromosome 7, GRCm38.p6 C57BL/6J DNA region includes the following protein-coding sequences:
- the Olfr570 gene encoding olfactory receptor 570; amino-acid sequence: MILNTSEVEISSFLLIGIPGFEHMHIWISIPICLMYLTAILGNCTILCVIRTEPSLHEPMYYFLSMLAFSDLGLSFSSIPTMLRIFLFNAMGISTDACIAQEFFIHGFTDMESSVLLIMSFDRFVAIRHPLRYSAILTSSRVVQIGLAFSVKSILLVLPLPFTLKRLRYCNKRLLSHSYCLHQDVMKLACSDNRVNFYYGLFVALCMMSDSVFIAVSYVFILKTVLGIASHGERLKALNTCVSHICAVLIFYVPIITLATMHRFAKHKSPLAMILIADAFLLVPPLMNPIVYCVKTRQIRVKVLEKLGLHSK